From Columba livia isolate bColLiv1 breed racing homer chromosome 5, bColLiv1.pat.W.v2, whole genome shotgun sequence, one genomic window encodes:
- the AKAP5 gene encoding A-kinase anchor protein 5, with product MAKAAKEIQMENPREVETHSTGATCSPSEERAEKPSMLCFKKRKKSCKKGQSVKDACEGASEEKSQSISTDQGEAKVSNQSRSSKGAWAAIKNLARPRRRQKSSSWKKVPSDSRVQLEVDAEEGRAQGVPKKRVSSGVKMPCVRFSRSKKKLSPSEAVEDSEGSVQANEVMGISNKASEEMEDLAPPDKSESFSPVSAEEDQETVKESVNSVGKSEPLEPTPDAEEHTECPAQSEVTESETVNETAREAPPEGTLPQNTVHAECGEAAPEAPVSKDQPDSTPETTELQEIPDACRELPEGDESEKSVNLPEECKAEETVMDFSQSAFKDDVSVQGCSSQQVSLAASMGTGVGIVITVTEAEDSDNTDSDQAYEPSPVLHHKKQRGNKKSSESFDFGTKEGPEAGGGPQAEEKGPGDHGHRTGEQYELLLIETASSLVKAAIQSSIEQLVSEMALEQNKHNSFL from the coding sequence ATGGCGAAGGCAGCTAAGGAAATTCAAATGGAGAACCCAAGAGAGGTAGAGACTCACAGCACAGGGGCAACGTGTTCCCCGTCAGAGGAACGGGCAGAAAAACCCTCCATGCTCTGTTTTAAGAAGCGGAAGAAGTCCTGTAAGAAAGGGCAGAGCGTGAAGGATGCGTGTGAAGGAGCCTCGGAGGAGAAAAGCCAAAGTATCAGCACCGACCAAGGGGAGGCCAAAGTTTCTAATCAATCGCGATCCTCCAAAGGAGCCTGGGCAGCCATCAAAAACCTCGCAAGACCTCGGAGAAGGCAAAAATCCTCCTCGTGGAAGAAGGTGCCCTCTGATTCCCGAGTGCAGCTGGAGGTGGATGCTGAGGAGGGCCGTGCACAAGGCGTCCCAAAGAAACGGGTCAGCTCTGGGGTGAAGATGCCCTGTGTACGGTTCtccagaagcaagaaaaagctcAGCCCCTCTGAAGCCGTGGAGGATTCGGAGGGCAGCGTGCAAGCAAATGAGGTGATGGGCATTTCGAATAAAGCTAGTGAAGAGATGGAGGATTTGGCCCCACCGGATAAGTCTGAATCCTTCAGCCCAGTCTCTGCGGAGGAGGACCAGGAGACGGTGAAGGAAAGCGTCAACTCTGTTGGGAAGAGCGAGCCCTTAGAGCCCACACCTGATGCAGAGGAACATACAGAGTGCCCTGCTCAGTCGGAGGTAACTGAGTCAGAGACAGTTAATGAAACAGCCCGGGAGGCACCGCCGGAGGGGACCCTGCCCCAAAACACAGTCCATGCGGAATGTGGGGAAGCTGCTCCCGAAGCGCCTGTTTCCAAGGATCAACCCGACAGCACCCCTGAAACCACGGAGCTGCAGGAAATCCCTGATGCCTGCAGAGAGCTGCCTGAAGGGGATGAATCAGAAAAGAGTGTAAATCTTCCCGAGGAGTGCAAAGCCGAAGAAACTGTAATGGATTTCAGTCAGTCGGCATTTAAAGATGATGTGAGCGTGCAGGGCTGCTCCAGCCAGCAGGTGAGTTTAGCAGCAAGCATGGGCACTGGAGTTGGCATCGTCATCACTGTCACCGAAGCCGAGGACTCTGACAACACTGACTCTGACCAGGCCTACGAGCCATCCCCGGTTTTGCACCACAAGAAGCAAAGAGGGAATAAAAAATCAAGCGAGAGCTTTGATTTTGGTACAAAAGAGGGCCCCGAGGCCGGTGGTGGTCCCCAGGCAGAGGAGAAAGGTCCAGGTGACCATGGGCACAGAACTGGGGAGCAGTACGAATTGCTCCTCATTGAAACGGCATCTTCCCTCGTGAAGGCAGCCATTCAGTCATCCATCGAGCAGCTAGTCAGTGAAATGGCTCTGGAACAGAATAAACACAACAGTTTTCTGTGA